The Candidatus Neomarinimicrobiota bacterium genome contains the following window.
CTTTACTCACAGTGATGGTATCCAAGCCCTGCAGGAGATTGATCTCGAATTGAACAGTGGTTCGAGAACAGCCGTGGTGGGGCCGAATGGTGCCGGTAAGACATCCTTGCTCATGGCCATAGCCGGTCTTATCAAAGTCAATGGTGAAATACAGATCGAGGATACCCTGCTAAGCTCGTCAACAGTTGAAGAATTACGCAAAAATATGAGTTTTGTTTTCCAAAATCCGGATGAGATGTTGTTTATGCCCACGGTAATGGAAGATGTCTGTTTCGGTTTGGACAGCCTGGGTCTAAATGAAGCACAAGCCAAAACGCGGGCTCATGAGGCTCTGGAGCAGGTGTCTCTGATTGGTTTTGAGCACCGATCGGCTCATCACCTGAGTTATGGGGAACGACGCAAAGTGTGTCTGGCTATTTGTCTGGCAAGGCGTTCCCCCCTGACTCTTTTTGATGAACCTTCGCGCGAACTGGATCCTCAGGGTCGTCGCAATTTTATCAATATGTTTCGTGAGTGGGGCGGAACTTTGATCCTGGCCACCCATGACCTGGAGCTGGTTCTGGAAACCTGTGAACAAATGATTCTTATCGATGATGGCCAAATCATCAAAAC
Protein-coding sequences here:
- a CDS encoding ABC transporter ATP-binding protein, whose amino-acid sequence is MSRIQISKLTFTHSDGIQALQEIDLELNSGSRTAVVGPNGAGKTSLLMAIAGLIKVNGEIQIEDTLLSSSTVEELRKNMSFVFQNPDEMLFMPTVMEDVCFGLDSLGLNEAQAKTRAHEALEQVSLIGFEHRSAHHLSYGERRKVCLAICLARRSPLTLFDEPSRELDPQGRRNFINMFREWGGTLILATHDLELVLETCEQMILIDDGQIIKT